One genomic window of Polyangium aurulentum includes the following:
- a CDS encoding alpha/beta fold hydrolase, translating into MIDQIPGDDIPLAHRDLDVGGVRLHAVEAGSGPLVILLHGFPDFWYTWRGQIGALARAGFRVVAPDMRGYNLSDKPAGVASYRVPALVEDLAGLIRALGEERASVVGHDWGAAVAWSFAMARPEMLVRLCVLNGPHPARMFRALLKPRQLVKSWYMFFFQLPAIPEAVGRMNDYATMLATLRKEPLRPDAFTEQDLALYREALAQPGALTSMIHYYRAAMRAGPLRSPRRIDAPVLVLWGDKDQHLLPELADPGPDLVPNALVKHFADATHWLHREHPERVSQHLIEFLRG; encoded by the coding sequence ATGATCGACCAGATCCCCGGCGATGACATCCCGCTCGCGCACCGTGACCTCGACGTGGGAGGCGTGCGCCTGCACGCCGTCGAGGCCGGCAGTGGCCCGCTCGTCATTCTCCTGCACGGATTCCCTGATTTCTGGTACACGTGGAGGGGGCAGATCGGGGCGCTCGCGCGCGCAGGCTTCCGCGTCGTCGCGCCCGACATGCGCGGGTACAACCTGTCGGACAAACCGGCGGGGGTCGCGTCGTACCGCGTTCCGGCGCTGGTCGAGGACCTCGCGGGGCTCATTCGCGCGCTCGGCGAGGAGCGCGCGTCGGTGGTCGGGCACGATTGGGGCGCCGCGGTCGCGTGGTCGTTCGCGATGGCCCGCCCCGAGATGCTCGTGCGGCTCTGCGTGCTCAATGGCCCGCACCCCGCGCGCATGTTCCGGGCGCTGCTCAAGCCGCGGCAGCTCGTGAAGAGCTGGTACATGTTCTTCTTCCAGCTCCCCGCGATCCCCGAGGCCGTGGGCCGCATGAACGATTACGCCACCATGCTCGCGACCCTGCGCAAGGAGCCCCTGCGCCCGGACGCGTTCACCGAGCAGGATCTCGCGTTATATCGCGAGGCGCTCGCCCAGCCGGGCGCGCTCACGTCGATGATCCATTATTATCGGGCCGCGATGCGCGCGGGCCCGCTCCGTTCACCGCGGCGCATCGACGCGCCCGTGCTCGTGCTCTGGGGTGACAAGGACCAGCACCTGCTGCCCGAGCTCGCGGATCCTGGCCCGGATCTCGTCCCCAACGCGCTCGTGAAGCATTTCGCGGACGCGACGCACTGGCTGCACCGCGAGCATCCCGAGCGCGTGAGCCAGCATCTGATCGAGTTTCTCCGGGGCTAA